From Deltaproteobacteria bacterium, a single genomic window includes:
- a CDS encoding ATP-binding protein, producing the protein MYFDPQAKQKLEDFYNFEVLQQELKKVLEDPHTPLIAVHGLRRTGKTSLIRVVLNASRKKYVWLDGREIVSRNEFFLKLSEEVSKLRRFEIKGISLKGVSWSLDLHKKDLDFLNKQKITLVIDEVQLLKKMKVDYLLASIYDNHPQIKIVVSGSERGMLVNFLGQANAKAPLYGRAVFELSTRRLTKEEGLHFLREGSKKLDTPIKEEEILDAIQSLDGIIGWLTKYGWYRLRLPHKTALQKTIEDGKHVAYAEFLSFAARSEKKYLRILKTMKEGDRWEEIKKRAQTSDTQLGEMLKRMVDYGFVEKAEQTYRISDPLLEASL; encoded by the coding sequence ATGTATTTTGACCCTCAAGCAAAACAGAAGCTCGAAGACTTCTACAACTTTGAGGTCTTGCAACAAGAGCTCAAAAAGGTCCTCGAAGATCCCCACACCCCCCTGATTGCGGTTCATGGCCTCCGCAGAACCGGAAAGACGAGTCTTATTCGTGTTGTTCTGAATGCGTCCCGAAAAAAATATGTCTGGCTGGATGGCCGTGAAATCGTCTCCCGAAACGAATTTTTCCTGAAACTCTCCGAAGAGGTCAGCAAATTGAGGCGGTTTGAAATAAAAGGGATCTCCTTGAAGGGGGTTTCATGGTCACTGGATCTCCATAAAAAAGACCTGGATTTCCTCAACAAGCAAAAAATAACACTCGTCATTGATGAGGTTCAATTGCTCAAAAAAATGAAAGTCGATTATCTCCTCGCCTCAATTTATGATAACCACCCTCAAATCAAAATTGTTGTCTCGGGTTCGGAACGGGGGATGCTCGTCAATTTTCTGGGCCAGGCGAATGCCAAGGCGCCCCTCTACGGACGGGCAGTTTTTGAACTGTCAACACGACGACTGACCAAAGAAGAAGGCCTCCATTTCTTGCGTGAGGGGTCAAAAAAACTGGATACACCGATAAAAGAAGAGGAAATTCTCGACGCGATTCAATCACTCGATGGCATCATTGGGTGGTTAACAAAATATGGTTGGTACCGGCTCCGGCTTCCTCATAAAACGGCCTTGCAAAAAACAATTGAAGATGGAAAGCATGTTGCCTACGCGGAGTTTCTTAGTTTTGCGGCCCGTTCCGAGAAAAAATATTTGAGAATCCTCAAGACCATGAAAGAGGGAGACCGATGGGAAGAGATCAAGAAGCGGGCACAAACTTCAGATACGCAGTTGGGTGAAATGCTGAAAAGGATGGTTGATTACGGGTTTGTTGAAAAAGCAGAACAAACCTACCGAATTTCAGATCCCTTGTTAGAGGCAAGCCTATAA
- a CDS encoding FAD-dependent oxidoreductase has protein sequence MSSYDIVVIGAGHAGCEAVLATSNIDL, from the coding sequence ATGAGTTCCTACGACATCGTTGTGATCGGCGCCGGTCATGCGGGGTGCGAAGCGGTGCTGGCGACCTCGAACATCGACTTATAG
- a CDS encoding radical SAM protein, whose protein sequence is MTDSIISIGEEAVSYSGYLTTGLVGLTRIGEFVEDGALKYQKVNLAASAQKFQRLLTTATGRPLKTILFVSSLSTLWQTGEGIIDWAGGDEGANKDQNGIILSSGLLTLLNLSTLAGPNGSTLVRAASLSGALLIDGIGLKNAISNDASAKEIAYQAATLVLFNGGRTERAEFLALRKRIFDQPDKVIHRSAMTRIIDKMFHPIPLSQIYRDVPDSSQNMGVYIHIPFCPTICSFCGFKVDIDKGDVRERYSRAVANEIEQFAKRYPNRKVEWIYFGGGTPGTLTEAQLGRIVTSLKRLNVSNGLPFTMEVRVDSITEEKMRAYMAMGINRFSVGVQTFDPKERQDFKLVFSPDEVLERLQILSRLGVEYNIDLIFGAPGQTLEAWQRTVQRALQIRPNQITTYAYMPISYTTTHRRMTGEESRWSLWQRQKGMIDLVREEMQTAGYRQSDTFVFSREEAKEYSPYADTSMIASTVDFVGFGPSAYSFFGPYAYVNPYDTVPYMRAIERGDDLTVVGIRNNPFFDALRKVASLASNIQKESRRPVDEGGSIHDAVDSWSTYGIYRFWTFIYSMARCWNMETLLVGYSPVAKKVQPKSPHMALWLDSPSDLVPLRRSGASANN, encoded by the coding sequence ATGACCGATTCGATTATCTCGATAGGTGAAGAGGCGGTCAGTTATTCCGGCTATCTCACGACCGGTCTTGTGGGGCTCACCCGAATTGGCGAGTTTGTCGAAGATGGGGCGCTCAAATATCAGAAAGTAAACCTTGCCGCATCGGCCCAAAAATTTCAAAGACTGTTAACGACGGCGACCGGTCGTCCTCTCAAGACGATTCTCTTTGTCTCCTCGCTGAGCACCCTCTGGCAGACCGGTGAAGGGATCATCGATTGGGCTGGCGGAGACGAAGGCGCCAACAAAGACCAAAACGGGATCATCCTCTCAAGCGGTCTTCTCACGCTCCTGAATCTCTCAACACTCGCCGGACCCAATGGTTCCACACTGGTCCGTGCAGCCAGTCTTTCCGGAGCGCTTCTTATTGACGGTATCGGACTCAAAAATGCGATCAGCAACGATGCGAGCGCAAAGGAGATCGCCTACCAGGCAGCCACCCTCGTCCTATTCAACGGAGGACGGACGGAACGGGCCGAATTTCTCGCACTCCGAAAAAGGATTTTTGATCAACCCGACAAGGTCATCCATCGAAGTGCGATGACCCGGATCATCGACAAAATGTTCCACCCGATTCCTCTCTCCCAGATTTATCGTGATGTCCCGGACAGCTCCCAAAACATGGGGGTTTATATCCATATCCCGTTTTGTCCCACCATCTGCTCCTTCTGCGGCTTCAAGGTCGATATCGACAAGGGTGACGTTCGGGAGCGTTACAGTCGGGCGGTGGCGAACGAGATCGAACAGTTTGCCAAACGGTATCCGAACAGAAAAGTCGAGTGGATCTATTTTGGAGGAGGCACACCGGGGACCCTGACGGAAGCCCAATTGGGAAGAATCGTCACAAGTCTTAAGAGGCTGAATGTCTCGAACGGACTGCCGTTCACGATGGAGGTACGGGTCGACAGCATCACCGAAGAGAAGATGAGGGCCTACATGGCGATGGGGATCAACCGCTTTAGCGTAGGGGTGCAGACCTTTGATCCTAAAGAGAGACAAGATTTCAAACTCGTCTTTTCTCCTGATGAAGTTCTTGAACGTCTCCAGATCTTAAGCCGTTTGGGCGTGGAGTATAATATTGATCTCATCTTCGGGGCACCCGGACAAACGCTTGAGGCGTGGCAGAGGACCGTTCAGAGGGCCCTGCAGATCCGTCCCAATCAGATCACAACCTACGCCTATATGCCGATCAGCTACACCACGACCCATCGTCGGATGACGGGGGAGGAGAGTCGATGGTCACTCTGGCAAAGACAGAAAGGGATGATCGATCTTGTTCGTGAGGAGATGCAGACAGCTGGTTACCGTCAGTCAGATACCTTTGTCTTCTCGAGGGAAGAGGCGAAGGAGTACAGCCCCTATGCCGATACCAGCATGATCGCCTCTACAGTCGATTTCGTCGGCTTCGGACCAAGCGCCTACTCTTTTTTTGGGCCCTACGCGTATGTCAATCCGTACGACACAGTCCCCTACATGAGGGCTATCGAGAGGGGTGATGATCTGACCGTGGTTGGCATCCGTAACAATCCCTTTTTTGATGCCCTTCGCAAGGTCGCCTCTTTGGCGTCGAACATTCAGAAGGAATCGCGTCGACCTGTTGATGAGGGGGGGTCGATTCACGACGCTGTCGATTCCTGGTCTACCTACGGCATCTACCGGTTCTGGACCTTTATCTATTCGATGGCGCGCTGTTGGAATATGGAGACCTTATTGGTTGGCTATAGCCCCGTTGCAAAAAAGGTGCAGCCAAAGAGTCCCCATATGGCGCTTTGGCTCGACTCTCCATCCGATTTGGTCCCTCTTCGAAGGTCAGGAGCCTCTGCAAATAACTAG
- a CDS encoding PEGA domain-containing protein, translating into MASTFKRLLAGSLIASLLMAGQPLSAEPSSPLTENSLKGAIDEAQSLYENFEFEQARNLLREALSSLSGQELNHTDLLSLVPAYTLLGLLQHINGENADSLQAFEEVARLSPSTILSENDYSPTVRQIFQKAQEKVFSHRDEFGSVQISSRPKGAQVFLNGQLKGKSPLGLESLPLGPHRVSLVKEGFKAEVHRVEVSPHSSLKVSFRLEKEAPIDTHLSSDTNFIQDSPKMDVVEGRSIRKPFWRRPLFWIIAGIAVGTGTGVGLALSQGGDDSAGGGGSSSVQVQTPVLGGSLR; encoded by the coding sequence ATGGCATCCACTTTCAAAAGGCTTTTAGCTGGCAGTCTGATCGCCTCGCTGCTCATGGCCGGCCAGCCGCTATCTGCAGAACCATCATCCCCCCTCACAGAAAACAGCCTTAAAGGAGCGATCGACGAGGCCCAATCCCTCTACGAAAATTTCGAATTTGAACAGGCACGCAATCTTCTGCGTGAAGCGCTTTCCTCTCTATCAGGGCAGGAGTTGAACCACACAGACCTTCTCTCCCTCGTTCCGGCCTACACCCTGCTTGGTCTGCTTCAACATATCAATGGAGAGAACGCCGATTCGCTGCAGGCGTTTGAAGAGGTTGCGAGACTCTCCCCCTCAACCATCTTGAGTGAAAATGATTATTCCCCCACGGTCCGTCAGATTTTTCAAAAGGCGCAGGAGAAGGTTTTTTCCCATCGCGATGAATTTGGATCGGTGCAGATCAGCTCACGTCCCAAGGGGGCCCAGGTCTTTCTCAATGGCCAACTGAAGGGAAAGAGTCCGTTGGGGCTTGAATCTCTTCCCCTGGGGCCTCACCGGGTGAGCCTTGTTAAAGAGGGGTTCAAGGCGGAGGTCCATCGTGTCGAGGTCTCACCGCACTCCTCACTAAAGGTCTCATTCCGGCTTGAGAAAGAGGCCCCCATCGATACACACCTCTCCTCAGACACAAATTTTATCCAGGATTCTCCCAAAATGGACGTTGTGGAGGGCCGATCGATCCGAAAACCGTTCTGGAGGAGACCCCTCTTCTGGATCATTGCAGGGATTGCCGTCGGGACAGGAACGGGGGTCGGCCTTGCCTTAAGTCAGGGAGGTGACGACTCAGCAGGGGGCGGCGGAAGCTCGTCCGTTCAGGTTCAAACACCGGTCTTGGGAGGCAGCCTACGATGA